Below is a genomic region from Thalassophryne amazonica chromosome 3, fThaAma1.1, whole genome shotgun sequence.
TGTGATCTTTCCACATGATTCTTAAAACAGGCCTAAGACATCATATATTTAAGGCGTTTCGGCAACGGTCTTactgcatgtacgaggtctgtccaaaaactaacggacatttaatttttttcaaaaactatatggatttgaatcacgtgtgattgcatcagccaagcttgaaccttcgtgcgcatgcgtgagtttttccacacctgtcagttgcgtcattcgcgtgtgggcaggctttgagtgagcactggtccacccctcccgtcggatttcttttgtctgagaacttgctgagagactgccgctttgctccatgaaatttttttcagaaactgttagagacaggcagttggaaaccatctgatagattcagttggatatcgctGAAGATTCTGACGgcgattatggactgttaaaacctttttaaagatggcccacagtggcagaGGGCGCGTGGCACGCGGagtggccattcgacaggctggatcgaccagatcatttctaaactgaatgctgtgttgatctggacaatcatgtgactaccacagaaatggcaacagagctggacatagcacttttgcagcacattccactgttacaggagattttgtaatgaaagacgtgcggaggattgcgtgcgtcggcacgaagcagctcaggacgcacagcaaaaaaaaaaaaaaaaaaacacctccgtgttggaaaccattcagaagattcagacggctttcgatggctttcagtcgagtgagtatccgagaaattgtgtaacagctggacatgccccaacatgtcctgtgacacTTCCAAGATGGAGGTGTATTTTTGCTGCGCGTcagacagaatcttcaccaatatccaactgaatctatcgaatggtttccaactgcctgtctctaacagtttccgaAAAAATTTCATTGGGCAAAGTGGcagcctctcagcaagttctcagacaaaagaaatccgacgggaggggtggaccagtgctcactcaaagcctccccacaggcgaatgacgcaaccgacacgcgtggaaaaactcacgcatgcgcacgaaggtttaagcttggttgatgtaatcacacgtgattcaaatccatatagtttttgaaaaaaataaaaaggtacgatactttttggacagacctcgtatgttttccATGTCTCGCTCTCATATAATAAGACATTAAGAACGCGGGCTTGGTATACTTGGATTTTCATGTTTATTGACAGAATTCCTTTTTCCCAGGCTGGGTCAGTCTGGCCATCATGGTGTTAGACTTCCCGAACCAATTTGTCAATTTCAGCATGAGTGTATTGGTGATTGTAGACCTGAAGTAGGTGAAGTTGTCCAATACTTTTAGAGTTAACTTTTCCAAATTGATTGAGGGTGTGCTTACTCCTGGAGTGCACAAGCCTGGAGAGTACCCATGTACTTGCTTGCATGCTTTGTTGAAGCCATTGCTCAGTCTCTGGAGGGTTTCCACTGTGTCAGCTGCAAGCACCACATTAGCATCTCTGTGATGAGTACTGTACTCACCTTGGTTTGAGTATGTGACATGGCATTGCATGGGATAttatggtatggtatgatatgGTATGTTACAATGTGACATGGCATTATAAGGTATGGTATTGTGTATTATGGAATGTTATGGTACGGTGTGGTACACAGTGGTGTTACTCAAAGGCACATGGGCGCTATACATGCATTGCACTGTAACAAATTtgtcacccccccacacacacacacaaaaaggatcTATTAACATTCTACAAATGGCTAGTCATTTGTGTTTTGGCACATTTCCACTGTCACACAGGAATAGAGGCAGAGCACTCTTGTGCTGACTTGGGTACCTTGGCACAGTATGTATTATGGTTTGATTTCAGAGGCCTGGCACAGCGTGGACATTGCTCTTTCTGTGGTGTGGGCAGGATAATTTTGATGTGTTTCTGTTGTTGCTGAAAAATTCCAACCAGTCTGAAGGTTGCTTTGCCCCATTATGGACACACCAACCTCCTTGTGTCATTTGGCCTGAGGTTGAAACAGAGTTCTCTAACCCTGCTATGGCCATGGTGTTAATCGATTTTATGGCTAGTGGGATTGCTGATAGAAGGTGCAATGTGATATGAATGCACTGGAGGAAATGCACCATTTGAAGAAGGTTAGGAAACATAATAACATATTTCAGATGTTTAGACCTAAGAAATGTTAGCTGTGTCTTATGTCCGCTTTCTTCTTTGAGCAGTTGCTTTAATATAAACATGTTTTTCTACGTCTTTTTCTTCTGTTTCTTGTCTTATTCATAATGTTTAAACAGAAGCCATCTTCAAAATAAATTGGCGCCAATGCCCTTCTTGTAGGAAACAGTGCTGCTAGAGAGAATTATTCCTTTCTTTAACACTTGCGTTGTTCTCGTTTCTTCTCATCCAGGGCCCCACATTGCCTCCCCAATGAGATTAACCTCTGTACAGGTACGTCAGCAGTCAGAGCCGAGTCCCACCAGCTGTACTCTGGTGACAACACACAGGTTGGCCTGTGATCGATCAGGTAATGGTTGAGGTAGCTCTCTTCGAGGCCCCTGGCTACTACCCCATTGGCTTGGTCTTGTAGAATGAGCAAAGAGCAAGCACGAGTCAAGCTGTACATTTTTGTGACTGAACCTCCATATAACTCTGAGGTATAATAGTAGTCTCCTTCATCTTCACCCACAAAGGCTGATGAGACTTCTTCAATTTCATAAGGGTATGCCTTCCGTGGCATTCCATACAGCTCTGGGTGCAGTGTGGCCACCAGATCACACAGAATTTCTTCTCCTACAGGGGCCACAAACTCCTGATCAATATCAGCACAGAAGATGTATTCAACTTCCCTGTGGATAGGATTTCTGATGGCATCGGCGAGCAGAGCCATGCGGCGGTGGGCCAACCTGTCCCACCCAGGCAACTCTGCAACAGGAACCACCTTCAGCTTTCGTTCATGCCCCAATGCAATGTGAGGCTCCACAGAATGAGGATTGTCTGTGAGAATGTAGTAAGTGACCTTTCGACCAGGAAGAAAGTACATTTCAGCAGAGGACAGAAAACGTCTCAGGAACTGGGCATAGGTTCCAATGACAAGTACCACGAGACCTGTATGGATTCCTTCTTGTGCAAATTTAGCTCTACGCCAAGCTGAGTTGCTGGTGTCACCCCACACTAAAGGAGCACCCCATGGTGTCTCAAGAGGGAATTTCTGTCCAAAAGCCTGAGCAGCTGCAACATCTGTTATTCCTTCCCCACTCTCATATCCATGAATGATTGGATGAAGTGGTTCCATCCTGACAGTAGACTTTCGACCATGGAGATAATCTGTTGAGGAAAAacatactttgttttttttttttcaacaaaaacaaTATAATCTGTGGGAGAAACTAGAAACAGTCAGTCCCAGTTTATGATCTGGCATTAGTTTTATTGTCTCCTATGTGTTATAATTCTAGTGTTTATACTATGGGTGGTAATCCTAGTGTCATTCTGCTTGGGACTCCagtgagggcggt
It encodes:
- the LOC117507284 gene encoding globoside alpha-1,3-N-acetylgalactosaminyltransferase 1-like isoform X2; amino-acid sequence: MEPLHPIIHGYESGEGITDVAAAQAFGQKFPLETPWGAPLVWGDTSNSAWRRAKFAQEGIHTGLVVLVIGTYAQFLRRFLSSAEMYFLPGRKVTYYILTDNPHSVEPHIALGHERKLKVVPVAELPGWDRLAHRRMALLADAIRNPIHREVEYIFCADIDQEFVAPVGEEILCDLVATLHPELYGMPRKAYPYEIEEVSSAFVGEDEGDYYYTSELYGGSVTKMYSLTRACSLLILQDQANGVVARGLEESYLNHYLIDHRPTCVLSPEYSWWDSALTADVPVQRLISLGRQCGALDEKKREQRKC
- the LOC117507284 gene encoding globoside alpha-1,3-N-acetylgalactosaminyltransferase 1-like isoform X1; this translates as MAPFPFCKTPTGPARVTRIKLFLYFFILILIIYYLHGRKSTVRMEPLHPIIHGYESGEGITDVAAAQAFGQKFPLETPWGAPLVWGDTSNSAWRRAKFAQEGIHTGLVVLVIGTYAQFLRRFLSSAEMYFLPGRKVTYYILTDNPHSVEPHIALGHERKLKVVPVAELPGWDRLAHRRMALLADAIRNPIHREVEYIFCADIDQEFVAPVGEEILCDLVATLHPELYGMPRKAYPYEIEEVSSAFVGEDEGDYYYTSELYGGSVTKMYSLTRACSLLILQDQANGVVARGLEESYLNHYLIDHRPTCVLSPEYSWWDSALTADVPVQRLISLGRQCGALDEKKREQRKC